Proteins from a single region of Parambassis ranga chromosome 16, fParRan2.1, whole genome shotgun sequence:
- the sybu gene encoding syntabulin isoform X1, whose amino-acid sequence MGPFQEYEEKKSPEKGSPRSRIPRLVLHPFRPKDKGSPMSDSPFSEEEGKECDISSDHSKRTISTNSFCSDDTGCPTSQSVSPSKTPSGSEQSAHGSPVLPERKTKVKRVRVMAEWSGEARSAPRHKRELRSAMKARGSEADFSSSSSTGSLKTRESLASSSAGKKASSRSRGTHIRSLPVFKPAGIQSANRDAELYAPYRTPPRAASSTNSSSCNSSPTSRRANLGRYHSCGDNHGIRPPNPEQYLTPLQQKEVAIRHLKTKLLESENIVRDRETEIEELKGQLGRMREDWIEEECHRVEAQLSLKEARKEIKQLRQVVETMKSSLMEKDKGIQKYFIDINIQNRKLESLLQSMELAQSGASLQDDNTLDFICDSPDSGGKKMVGEEEGGIELGYQGAEAMADSGLLVNDEMANRADILEQVFMSTAVDFSQDASGKLRVGAESEPGVSSLSEEQVIDQSTGSPPPTASSGSPYLQSTEDKGIQTDITPTSPDLQALLLQLLKFHGIAAGDTALSSPSSLLGFQNLPTSSPSISTLPDSTPPQTSMIPESPDTSDSGTCCSERAETESRRFMEELDFGVGEEEPCLSPRLDVVGKRYWSNSFLVDLVAVAAPVLPTVAWLYSRHGVDGSSPVYNIAALIRGCCIMGLHSLRHVAHRPDA is encoded by the exons ATGGGACCATTCCAAGAATACGAG GAAAAGAAATCACCAGAGAAAGGAAGCCCACGCAGCCGCATCCCTCGATTGGTCCTTCATCCTTTCCGGCCAAAGGACAAAGGATCACCCATGTCTGATTCCCCTttttcagaggaggagggcaaGGAGTGTGACATCAGCTCGGATCACTCCAAGAGGACCATCAGCACCAACAGTTTCTGCTCTG ATGACACCGGCTGCCCCACTAGTCAGTCTGTGTCCCCCTCCAAAACCCCGTCAGGCTCAGAGCAGAGTGCCCATGGATCGCCAGTACTCCCAGAGCGCAagaccaaagtgaagagggTGAGGGTGATGGCGGAGTGGAGCGGCGAAGCACGGAGCGCACCGAGGCACAAGAGAGAGCTGAGGTCGGCCATGAAAGCTAGAG GCAGTGAAGCAGacttcagctcctccagcagcacagGCAGCCTGAAGACCAGAGAGAGCCTCGCATCTAGTTCAGCTGGAAAGAAAGCTTCTTCACGCAG TCGCGGCACTCACATCCGATCGCTCCCGGTTTTCAAACCAGCCGGGATCCAATCAGCCAACCGTGATGCAGAGCTCTATGCTCCTTATAGGACTCCACCCAGAGCTGCTTCCTCaactaacagcagcagctgcaactCCAGCCCCACCTCAAG AAGAGCAAATTTGGGGCGCTACCACTCCTGTGGAGACAACCACGGCATCAGGCCCCCAAATCCTGAGCAGTACCTGACCCCTCTGCAGCAGAAAGAAGTGGCCATCAGACACCTGAAGACTAAACTGCTGGAGTCTGAGAACATAGTTCGTGACAG AGAGACAGAGATTGAGGAGCTTAAAGGTCAGCTTGGCAGAATGAGGGAAGACTGGATTGAAGAGGAGTGCCACCGGGTGGAGGCTCAGCTGTCTCTCAAAGAAGCTCGCAAAGAGATCAAACAGCTGCGTCAGGTGGTGGAAACCATGAAGAGCAGCCTGATGGAGAAAGATAAGGGAATTCAGAAATACTTCATTGACATTAACATCCAGAACAGGAAGCTTGAGTCCCTGCTGCAAAGCATGGAACTCGCCCAGAGTGGTGCCAGTCTCCAAGATGACAACACCTTGGACTTTATCTGCGACAGCCCTGACAGTGGTGGGAAGAAGATggtgggggaggaagagggtggGATAGAGTTGGGGTACCAAGGGGCAGAGGCAATGGCAGACAGTGGGCTCCTAGTAAATGATGAGATGGCCAACAGAGCGGACATATTGGAGCAGGTCTTTATGTCCACTGCAGTGGATTTCAGTCAGGATGCTAGCGGCAAGCTGAGGGTCGGGGCAGAGTCAGAGCCTGGTGTGTCTTCTCTGTCAGAGGAACAAGTAATTGATCAGTCTACTGGTTCCCCCCCACCTACAGCTTCCTCAGGCTCACCGTACCTGCAGAGCACAGAAGACAAAGGAATCCAGACCGACATAACGCCCACGTCTCCAGACTTGCAGGccctgctccttcagctgctAAAGTTCCATGGGATTGCAGCTGGGGACACAGCACTATCATCCCCAAGTAGTCTTCTGGGTTTCCAAAATCTACCCACCTCCTCACCCTCCATTTCCACACTGCCTGACTCAACTCCTCCCCAAACCAGCATGATTCCAGAGAGCCCAGACACCTCTGATTCTGGCACATGTTGCTCAGAGCGCGCAGAGACAGAGAGCCGAAGGTTTATGGAGGAGTTGGACTTTGGCGTTGGGGAGGAGGAACCTTGTTTGTCACCGAGACTGGATGTGGTTGGCAAGCGTTACTGGAGCAACAGCTTCCTGGTTGATCTGGTTGCAGTAGCGGCTCCAGTCTTGCCCACGGTGGCCTGGCTTTACTCACGACACGGTGTGGACGGAAGCTCTCCGGTGTACAACATTGCTGCTCTAATCAGGGGCTGTTGCATCATGGGACTGCACTCACTTCGTCATGTTGCTCACAGGCCTGATGCGTAA
- the sybu gene encoding syntabulin isoform X3, with protein MVLFDGKRCYSGSEADFSSSSSTGSLKTRESLASSSAGKKASSRSRGTHIRSLPVFKPAGIQSANRDAELYAPYRTPPRAASSTNSSSCNSSPTSRRANLGRYHSCGDNHGIRPPNPEQYLTPLQQKEVAIRHLKTKLLESENIVRDRETEIEELKGQLGRMREDWIEEECHRVEAQLSLKEARKEIKQLRQVVETMKSSLMEKDKGIQKYFIDINIQNRKLESLLQSMELAQSGASLQDDNTLDFICDSPDSGGKKMVGEEEGGIELGYQGAEAMADSGLLVNDEMANRADILEQVFMSTAVDFSQDASGKLRVGAESEPGVSSLSEEQVIDQSTGSPPPTASSGSPYLQSTEDKGIQTDITPTSPDLQALLLQLLKFHGIAAGDTALSSPSSLLGFQNLPTSSPSISTLPDSTPPQTSMIPESPDTSDSGTCCSERAETESRRFMEELDFGVGEEEPCLSPRLDVVGKRYWSNSFLVDLVAVAAPVLPTVAWLYSRHGVDGSSPVYNIAALIRGCCIMGLHSLRHVAHRPDA; from the exons ATGGTTTTGTTTGATGGAAAAAGATGCTACTCAG GCAGTGAAGCAGacttcagctcctccagcagcacagGCAGCCTGAAGACCAGAGAGAGCCTCGCATCTAGTTCAGCTGGAAAGAAAGCTTCTTCACGCAG TCGCGGCACTCACATCCGATCGCTCCCGGTTTTCAAACCAGCCGGGATCCAATCAGCCAACCGTGATGCAGAGCTCTATGCTCCTTATAGGACTCCACCCAGAGCTGCTTCCTCaactaacagcagcagctgcaactCCAGCCCCACCTCAAG AAGAGCAAATTTGGGGCGCTACCACTCCTGTGGAGACAACCACGGCATCAGGCCCCCAAATCCTGAGCAGTACCTGACCCCTCTGCAGCAGAAAGAAGTGGCCATCAGACACCTGAAGACTAAACTGCTGGAGTCTGAGAACATAGTTCGTGACAG AGAGACAGAGATTGAGGAGCTTAAAGGTCAGCTTGGCAGAATGAGGGAAGACTGGATTGAAGAGGAGTGCCACCGGGTGGAGGCTCAGCTGTCTCTCAAAGAAGCTCGCAAAGAGATCAAACAGCTGCGTCAGGTGGTGGAAACCATGAAGAGCAGCCTGATGGAGAAAGATAAGGGAATTCAGAAATACTTCATTGACATTAACATCCAGAACAGGAAGCTTGAGTCCCTGCTGCAAAGCATGGAACTCGCCCAGAGTGGTGCCAGTCTCCAAGATGACAACACCTTGGACTTTATCTGCGACAGCCCTGACAGTGGTGGGAAGAAGATggtgggggaggaagagggtggGATAGAGTTGGGGTACCAAGGGGCAGAGGCAATGGCAGACAGTGGGCTCCTAGTAAATGATGAGATGGCCAACAGAGCGGACATATTGGAGCAGGTCTTTATGTCCACTGCAGTGGATTTCAGTCAGGATGCTAGCGGCAAGCTGAGGGTCGGGGCAGAGTCAGAGCCTGGTGTGTCTTCTCTGTCAGAGGAACAAGTAATTGATCAGTCTACTGGTTCCCCCCCACCTACAGCTTCCTCAGGCTCACCGTACCTGCAGAGCACAGAAGACAAAGGAATCCAGACCGACATAACGCCCACGTCTCCAGACTTGCAGGccctgctccttcagctgctAAAGTTCCATGGGATTGCAGCTGGGGACACAGCACTATCATCCCCAAGTAGTCTTCTGGGTTTCCAAAATCTACCCACCTCCTCACCCTCCATTTCCACACTGCCTGACTCAACTCCTCCCCAAACCAGCATGATTCCAGAGAGCCCAGACACCTCTGATTCTGGCACATGTTGCTCAGAGCGCGCAGAGACAGAGAGCCGAAGGTTTATGGAGGAGTTGGACTTTGGCGTTGGGGAGGAGGAACCTTGTTTGTCACCGAGACTGGATGTGGTTGGCAAGCGTTACTGGAGCAACAGCTTCCTGGTTGATCTGGTTGCAGTAGCGGCTCCAGTCTTGCCCACGGTGGCCTGGCTTTACTCACGACACGGTGTGGACGGAAGCTCTCCGGTGTACAACATTGCTGCTCTAATCAGGGGCTGTTGCATCATGGGACTGCACTCACTTCGTCATGTTGCTCACAGGCCTGATGCGTAA
- the ebag9 gene encoding receptor-binding cancer antigen expressed on SiSo cells, translating to MAITQFRLFKICTCLASLLAFFKRLICRSGRGRKLSGDQITLPTTVDFSSSVPKQSAQPEIEEWSSWDEDAPTSIKIEGGNGNVSPPPNDGDEEPDYFKDMAPTIRKTQKIVLKKREPLNYLVPDGSAGFSSRLAASQDMMTFSPPSAELGEMDNWQEDHNAWEDESDAAWEAEEVLRQQKMAEREKRFMEQQKKKIEKEAQRMMKKEQKIAVKLS from the exons ATGGCCATCACTCAGTTCCGTCTATTCAAGATCTGCACATGTCTAGCCAGCTTACTTGCTTTCTTTAAAAGGTTGATATGCAG GAGTGGAAGGGGCCGCAAACTCAGTGGGGATCAGATAACTCTTCCAACTACAGTggatttttcatcatctgtccCAAAACAG TCTGCACAGCCAGAAATTGAAGAATGGAGCTCTTGGGATGAAGATGCTCCTACAAGCATTAAGATTGAAGGTGGCAATGGAAATGTTTCACCTCCACCCAATGATGGGGATGAAGAACCTGATTACTTCAAAGACATGGCCCCCACTATCAGGAAAACACAGAAG ATTGTGCTGAAAAAAAGGGAGCCTTTGAACTACCTGGTGCCTGATGGCTCGGCAGGATTCTCCAGCAGACTGGCAGCTTCTCAGGATATGATGACGTTCAGCCCACCGTCC GCTGAACTGGGAGAAATGGACAACTGGCAAGAGGACCATAATGCCTGGGAGGACGAGTCTGATGCTGCCTGGGAAGCAGAGGAGGTGCTAAG GCAGCAGAAGATggctgaaagagagaagcgGTTCATGGAGCAGCAAAAGAAAAAGATAGAGAAGGAGGCTcagaggatgatgaagaaggAGCAAAAGATTGCCGTCAAGCTCTCGTAA
- the sybu gene encoding syntabulin isoform X2, translating into MGPFQEYEEKKSPEKGSPRSRIPRLVLHPFRPKDKGSPMSDSPFSEEEGKECDISSDHSKRTISTNSFCSGSEQSAHGSPVLPERKTKVKRVRVMAEWSGEARSAPRHKRELRSAMKARGSEADFSSSSSTGSLKTRESLASSSAGKKASSRSRGTHIRSLPVFKPAGIQSANRDAELYAPYRTPPRAASSTNSSSCNSSPTSRRANLGRYHSCGDNHGIRPPNPEQYLTPLQQKEVAIRHLKTKLLESENIVRDRETEIEELKGQLGRMREDWIEEECHRVEAQLSLKEARKEIKQLRQVVETMKSSLMEKDKGIQKYFIDINIQNRKLESLLQSMELAQSGASLQDDNTLDFICDSPDSGGKKMVGEEEGGIELGYQGAEAMADSGLLVNDEMANRADILEQVFMSTAVDFSQDASGKLRVGAESEPGVSSLSEEQVIDQSTGSPPPTASSGSPYLQSTEDKGIQTDITPTSPDLQALLLQLLKFHGIAAGDTALSSPSSLLGFQNLPTSSPSISTLPDSTPPQTSMIPESPDTSDSGTCCSERAETESRRFMEELDFGVGEEEPCLSPRLDVVGKRYWSNSFLVDLVAVAAPVLPTVAWLYSRHGVDGSSPVYNIAALIRGCCIMGLHSLRHVAHRPDA; encoded by the exons ATGGGACCATTCCAAGAATACGAG GAAAAGAAATCACCAGAGAAAGGAAGCCCACGCAGCCGCATCCCTCGATTGGTCCTTCATCCTTTCCGGCCAAAGGACAAAGGATCACCCATGTCTGATTCCCCTttttcagaggaggagggcaaGGAGTGTGACATCAGCTCGGATCACTCCAAGAGGACCATCAGCACCAACAGTTTCTGCTCTG GCTCAGAGCAGAGTGCCCATGGATCGCCAGTACTCCCAGAGCGCAagaccaaagtgaagagggTGAGGGTGATGGCGGAGTGGAGCGGCGAAGCACGGAGCGCACCGAGGCACAAGAGAGAGCTGAGGTCGGCCATGAAAGCTAGAG GCAGTGAAGCAGacttcagctcctccagcagcacagGCAGCCTGAAGACCAGAGAGAGCCTCGCATCTAGTTCAGCTGGAAAGAAAGCTTCTTCACGCAG TCGCGGCACTCACATCCGATCGCTCCCGGTTTTCAAACCAGCCGGGATCCAATCAGCCAACCGTGATGCAGAGCTCTATGCTCCTTATAGGACTCCACCCAGAGCTGCTTCCTCaactaacagcagcagctgcaactCCAGCCCCACCTCAAG AAGAGCAAATTTGGGGCGCTACCACTCCTGTGGAGACAACCACGGCATCAGGCCCCCAAATCCTGAGCAGTACCTGACCCCTCTGCAGCAGAAAGAAGTGGCCATCAGACACCTGAAGACTAAACTGCTGGAGTCTGAGAACATAGTTCGTGACAG AGAGACAGAGATTGAGGAGCTTAAAGGTCAGCTTGGCAGAATGAGGGAAGACTGGATTGAAGAGGAGTGCCACCGGGTGGAGGCTCAGCTGTCTCTCAAAGAAGCTCGCAAAGAGATCAAACAGCTGCGTCAGGTGGTGGAAACCATGAAGAGCAGCCTGATGGAGAAAGATAAGGGAATTCAGAAATACTTCATTGACATTAACATCCAGAACAGGAAGCTTGAGTCCCTGCTGCAAAGCATGGAACTCGCCCAGAGTGGTGCCAGTCTCCAAGATGACAACACCTTGGACTTTATCTGCGACAGCCCTGACAGTGGTGGGAAGAAGATggtgggggaggaagagggtggGATAGAGTTGGGGTACCAAGGGGCAGAGGCAATGGCAGACAGTGGGCTCCTAGTAAATGATGAGATGGCCAACAGAGCGGACATATTGGAGCAGGTCTTTATGTCCACTGCAGTGGATTTCAGTCAGGATGCTAGCGGCAAGCTGAGGGTCGGGGCAGAGTCAGAGCCTGGTGTGTCTTCTCTGTCAGAGGAACAAGTAATTGATCAGTCTACTGGTTCCCCCCCACCTACAGCTTCCTCAGGCTCACCGTACCTGCAGAGCACAGAAGACAAAGGAATCCAGACCGACATAACGCCCACGTCTCCAGACTTGCAGGccctgctccttcagctgctAAAGTTCCATGGGATTGCAGCTGGGGACACAGCACTATCATCCCCAAGTAGTCTTCTGGGTTTCCAAAATCTACCCACCTCCTCACCCTCCATTTCCACACTGCCTGACTCAACTCCTCCCCAAACCAGCATGATTCCAGAGAGCCCAGACACCTCTGATTCTGGCACATGTTGCTCAGAGCGCGCAGAGACAGAGAGCCGAAGGTTTATGGAGGAGTTGGACTTTGGCGTTGGGGAGGAGGAACCTTGTTTGTCACCGAGACTGGATGTGGTTGGCAAGCGTTACTGGAGCAACAGCTTCCTGGTTGATCTGGTTGCAGTAGCGGCTCCAGTCTTGCCCACGGTGGCCTGGCTTTACTCACGACACGGTGTGGACGGAAGCTCTCCGGTGTACAACATTGCTGCTCTAATCAGGGGCTGTTGCATCATGGGACTGCACTCACTTCGTCATGTTGCTCACAGGCCTGATGCGTAA